In one Xyrauchen texanus isolate HMW12.3.18 chromosome 18, RBS_HiC_50CHRs, whole genome shotgun sequence genomic region, the following are encoded:
- the stat1b gene encoding signal transducer and activator of transcription 1b isoform X1 → MTLWQQLQLLDSWYLEQVDQLYNDFFPMEIRQYLSQWIEGHDWESVASNESLATLRFHELLNELDEQYSRFSLGNNFLLQHNIRKIKRSVQEHFQEDPVHMAMIISNTLNEERKILEIAVNTQGQSNSSQGGIMMEQHNDLDNKVNNLKKSVQQTENDIQILEDVQDEYDFKRKTLQSRVEVEMNAKITKEIQQEEMVIRQLFIGLNIKREVVIKEIANVLTLAEQIQHTLISDEVPEWKQRQQMALIGGPPNACLDQLQRWFTVVAECLQQIRQQLKKVQELVQKFTYDNDPLTLGKSQLDEQALSLFKNFILNSLVVERQPCMPTHPQRPLVIKTGVQFTVKIRSLVKLSELNCQLKVKVSIDKDLTERDTLKGTRIFTILGTASKMMNLEESSGCLAAEFRHLQLKEKKISKRTNETPLIISEELHLISFETQFVQQELSIDLSITSLPIVVISHVNQLPTAWASILWYNMLCSEPQNLEFFLNPPPVKWGLLSKVISYQFSSVTKRVLNSEQLRMLANKLLGCEAQSDPEGLIFWNTFCKMSPNERGVPFWQWIDGILDLIKRHLLNIWNDGYIMGFLSKEQEKALLKDKLPGTFLLRFSETCRDGGITITWVEHSQNGKPKMHSVKPYTRSDLVTISLPNIIRDYHLTSAEKVPVNPLIYLYPDIPRDVAFGRYYTSPSDDPEEMEIDRPKHTPRTTDEYMGRRMIPVSEVSGSRLPRQY, encoded by the exons ATGACACTGTGGCAACAGCTGCAGCTGCTGGACTCTTGGTATTTAGAGCAAGTGGACCAGCTTTACAATGACTTTTTCCCTATGGAAATTCGTCAGTATCTCAGTCAATGGATTGAGGGTCATGACTG GGAATCGGTTGCAAGTAATGAGTCCTTGGCAACCCTGCGCTTCCATGAGCTCCTAAATGAACTAGATGAGCAGTACAGCCGTTTCAGCCTGGGAAACAACTTCCTGTTGCAACATAATATACGCAAAATCAAGCGCAGCGTACAG GAGCACTTCCAGGAAGATCCTGTTCACATGGCTATGATCATATCCAACACTCTGAACGAAGAGAGAAAAATACTGGAAATTGCAGTTAATACTCAA GGTCAATCTAACTCCTCACAGGGGGGTATTATGATGGAACAACACAATGACTTGGACAATAAGGTCAACAATTTGAAGAAGAGCGTGCAG cAAACAGAAAATGACATTCAGATCCTGGAGGATGTGCAAGATGAGTATGACTTTAAGAGAAAGACCTTGCAGAGTCGAG TGGAGGTTGAAATGAATGCCAAGATAACTAAAGAGATCCAGCAGGAGGAAATGGTTATTAGACAATTGTTTATTGGTCTGAATATAAAAAGAGAG GTGGTGATAAAAGAAATAGCTAATGTACTGACTCTAGCAGAGCAGATCCAGCACACACTCATATCAGATGAAGTACCTGAGTGGAAACAACGGCAACAAATGGCTTTAATTGGAGGACCGCCCAACGCTTGCCTGGACCAACTGCAGAGATG GTTCACTGTGGTGGCAGAATGTTTGCAGCAGATCCGTCAGCAGCTGAAGAAAGTGCAAgaactggtgcaaaaattcaCCTACGACAATGACCCACTAACTCTTGGCAAGAGTCAGCTGGATGAACAGGccctttctctcttcaaaaactTCATATTAAA TTCCCTTGTGGTGGAGAGACAGCCGTGCATGCCCACACACCCACAGAGACCCTTGGTAATAAAAACGGGAGTGCAATTTACAGTTAAGATCAG ATCACTAGTCAAACTGTCTGAATTGAACTGTCAACTCAAAGTAAAAGTCTCCATTGACAA AGATTTAACAGAGAGGGACACATTGAAAGG AACCAGGATATTCACCATTTTAGGGACGGCTTCTAAAATGATGAACTTAGAGGAATCCAGTGGATGCCTAGCAGCAGAATTCCGTCATTTG CAATTAAAAGAGAAGAAAATTAGCAAGAGAACCAATGAG ACTCCCCTCATAATTTCTGAAGAGTTGCACTTAATTAGCTTTGAAACtcagtttgttcagcaggaactATCTATTGATTTATCG ATCACATCACTGCCTATTGTGGTGATCTCTCATGTGAATCAATTACCTACTGCTTGGGCATCCATCCTGTGGTACAACATGCTTTGCAGTGAACCCCAA AATCTGGAATTCTTCTTGAATCCACCACCAGTGAAATGGGGGCTGCTATCAAAGGTTATCAGTTATCAATTTTCTTCTGTCACCAAACGAGTGCTGAACTCTGAGCAGCTCAGAATGCTGGCCAACAAACTTCTTG GTTGTGAAGCCCAAAGTGACCCTGAGGGACTCATCTTTTGGAATACATTTTGCAAG ATGTCGCCTAATGAGAGGGGTGTACCTTTCTGGCAGTGGATAGATGGCATTTTGGACCTTATTAAAAGACACTTGCTTAACATCTGGAACGATGG GTACATTATGGGTTTTTTGAGTAAAGAGCAAGAAAAGGCTTTGCTAAAAGACAAACTCCCAGGCACTTTCCTTCTGCGCTTCAGTGAAACCTGTCGAGATGGAGGAATCACCATCACATGGGTGGAGCACTCACAGAATG GTAAACCTAAGATGCATTCGGTGAAGCCCTACACCAGGTCAGATCTGGTGACCATCTCTTTACCGAACATCATCCGTGACTATCACCTCACCTCTGCAGAGAAGGTTCCAGTGAACCCCCTCATCTATCTTTATCCAGACATCCCAAGGGACGTCGCCTTTGGTCGTTACTATACCAGCCCCTCTGATG ATCCAGAAGAGATGGAAATAGACAGACCAAAACACACCCCCCGTACTACTGACGAGTATATGGGCAGACGAATGATTCCTGTGTCAGAAGT TTCTGGATCAAGACTCCCAAGGCAGTACTAA
- the stat1b gene encoding signal transducer and activator of transcription 1b isoform X2, translating into MTFSLWKFVSISVNGLRVMTVVGCRESVASNESLATLRFHELLNELDEQYSRFSLGNNFLLQHNIRKIKRSVQEHFQEDPVHMAMIISNTLNEERKILEIAVNTQGQSNSSQGGIMMEQHNDLDNKVNNLKKSVQQTENDIQILEDVQDEYDFKRKTLQSRVEVEMNAKITKEIQQEEMVIRQLFIGLNIKREVVIKEIANVLTLAEQIQHTLISDEVPEWKQRQQMALIGGPPNACLDQLQRWFTVVAECLQQIRQQLKKVQELVQKFTYDNDPLTLGKSQLDEQALSLFKNFILNSLVVERQPCMPTHPQRPLVIKTGVQFTVKIRSLVKLSELNCQLKVKVSIDKDLTERDTLKGTRIFTILGTASKMMNLEESSGCLAAEFRHLQLKEKKISKRTNETPLIISEELHLISFETQFVQQELSIDLSITSLPIVVISHVNQLPTAWASILWYNMLCSEPQNLEFFLNPPPVKWGLLSKVISYQFSSVTKRVLNSEQLRMLANKLLGCEAQSDPEGLIFWNTFCKMSPNERGVPFWQWIDGILDLIKRHLLNIWNDGYIMGFLSKEQEKALLKDKLPGTFLLRFSETCRDGGITITWVEHSQNGKPKMHSVKPYTRSDLVTISLPNIIRDYHLTSAEKVPVNPLIYLYPDIPRDVAFGRYYTSPSDDPEEMEIDRPKHTPRTTDEYMGRRMIPVSEVSGSRLPRQY; encoded by the exons ATGACTTTTTCCCTATGGAAATTCGTCAGTATCTCAGTCAATGGATTGAGGGTCATGACTG TTGTTGGTTGCAGGGAATCGGTTGCAAGTAATGAGTCCTTGGCAACCCTGCGCTTCCATGAGCTCCTAAATGAACTAGATGAGCAGTACAGCCGTTTCAGCCTGGGAAACAACTTCCTGTTGCAACATAATATACGCAAAATCAAGCGCAGCGTACAG GAGCACTTCCAGGAAGATCCTGTTCACATGGCTATGATCATATCCAACACTCTGAACGAAGAGAGAAAAATACTGGAAATTGCAGTTAATACTCAA GGTCAATCTAACTCCTCACAGGGGGGTATTATGATGGAACAACACAATGACTTGGACAATAAGGTCAACAATTTGAAGAAGAGCGTGCAG cAAACAGAAAATGACATTCAGATCCTGGAGGATGTGCAAGATGAGTATGACTTTAAGAGAAAGACCTTGCAGAGTCGAG TGGAGGTTGAAATGAATGCCAAGATAACTAAAGAGATCCAGCAGGAGGAAATGGTTATTAGACAATTGTTTATTGGTCTGAATATAAAAAGAGAG GTGGTGATAAAAGAAATAGCTAATGTACTGACTCTAGCAGAGCAGATCCAGCACACACTCATATCAGATGAAGTACCTGAGTGGAAACAACGGCAACAAATGGCTTTAATTGGAGGACCGCCCAACGCTTGCCTGGACCAACTGCAGAGATG GTTCACTGTGGTGGCAGAATGTTTGCAGCAGATCCGTCAGCAGCTGAAGAAAGTGCAAgaactggtgcaaaaattcaCCTACGACAATGACCCACTAACTCTTGGCAAGAGTCAGCTGGATGAACAGGccctttctctcttcaaaaactTCATATTAAA TTCCCTTGTGGTGGAGAGACAGCCGTGCATGCCCACACACCCACAGAGACCCTTGGTAATAAAAACGGGAGTGCAATTTACAGTTAAGATCAG ATCACTAGTCAAACTGTCTGAATTGAACTGTCAACTCAAAGTAAAAGTCTCCATTGACAA AGATTTAACAGAGAGGGACACATTGAAAGG AACCAGGATATTCACCATTTTAGGGACGGCTTCTAAAATGATGAACTTAGAGGAATCCAGTGGATGCCTAGCAGCAGAATTCCGTCATTTG CAATTAAAAGAGAAGAAAATTAGCAAGAGAACCAATGAG ACTCCCCTCATAATTTCTGAAGAGTTGCACTTAATTAGCTTTGAAACtcagtttgttcagcaggaactATCTATTGATTTATCG ATCACATCACTGCCTATTGTGGTGATCTCTCATGTGAATCAATTACCTACTGCTTGGGCATCCATCCTGTGGTACAACATGCTTTGCAGTGAACCCCAA AATCTGGAATTCTTCTTGAATCCACCACCAGTGAAATGGGGGCTGCTATCAAAGGTTATCAGTTATCAATTTTCTTCTGTCACCAAACGAGTGCTGAACTCTGAGCAGCTCAGAATGCTGGCCAACAAACTTCTTG GTTGTGAAGCCCAAAGTGACCCTGAGGGACTCATCTTTTGGAATACATTTTGCAAG ATGTCGCCTAATGAGAGGGGTGTACCTTTCTGGCAGTGGATAGATGGCATTTTGGACCTTATTAAAAGACACTTGCTTAACATCTGGAACGATGG GTACATTATGGGTTTTTTGAGTAAAGAGCAAGAAAAGGCTTTGCTAAAAGACAAACTCCCAGGCACTTTCCTTCTGCGCTTCAGTGAAACCTGTCGAGATGGAGGAATCACCATCACATGGGTGGAGCACTCACAGAATG GTAAACCTAAGATGCATTCGGTGAAGCCCTACACCAGGTCAGATCTGGTGACCATCTCTTTACCGAACATCATCCGTGACTATCACCTCACCTCTGCAGAGAAGGTTCCAGTGAACCCCCTCATCTATCTTTATCCAGACATCCCAAGGGACGTCGCCTTTGGTCGTTACTATACCAGCCCCTCTGATG ATCCAGAAGAGATGGAAATAGACAGACCAAAACACACCCCCCGTACTACTGACGAGTATATGGGCAGACGAATGATTCCTGTGTCAGAAGT TTCTGGATCAAGACTCCCAAGGCAGTACTAA